AGGGATCGGCGGTCCCTGGTTCGGGAGGTCTCTGCCGGGCCGGGTGCGGGGCGGGCAGGGTGGTGGGTGTCGGAGGACATCGACTTCCCTGGAGGGGACGGACCATGGCGAGGATTCTGGTGACGGGCGGGACCGGTTCGGTGGGGAGCCGGCTGGTGCCGCGGCTGGTGCGCTGGGCGGGCGAGCAGGGCTCCTCGGTGCGGGTGCTGGTGCGGGACGAGGCGAAGGCGGCCGCGGCGGCCCGGCTGGGGGTGGAGGTGGTGGTCGGCGACCTGTGCGAGGAGGCGGACCGGGCGCGGGCGCTGCACGGGGCCGACGTGGTGGTGAACGTGGCGGCGGCACTGCGCGGGGTGCCGGACGAGACGGCGTGGGCCGTCAACCGGGACGCTGCGGTGGCACTGGGCCGGGAAGCCGCGAAGGCCGGGGTGGCCCGGTTCGTCCACACCAGCACCAACCTGGTGTACGGGCGGGGGCTGGGCCGCCCCGCCGTGGAGGGCGACCGGCCGGCGCCGGACCCGGCGTGGGGGGCGTACGCGGCGTCCAAGGCGGCGGCGGAGACCGGACTGCGCGCACTGGAGGCGGAGGCCGCCCTGCCGCTGGTGGTGGTGCGGTTGGCGTTCGTGTACGGGCAGGGCGACCCTCACCTGGCGCAGTCGCTGCAGTGGGCCGCGCACTGGCCCCCGCACCAGCGCCTGGCGGTGGTGCACCACGCGGACGTGGCGCAGGCACTGTGGCGGGCGGCGACGGCGCCCGGGATCGAGGGGCGCACGTACAACGTCGCCGACGATGCGCCGCTGACGGCCTGGGACCTGCACGTCCTCAACGACCGTACGCACCCGGGTGGTTCGTCGCAGACGACGTTCGACCCGTGGGAGGGGCAGGTGTCCACGGCGGCGGCACGCCGGGACCTGGGCTGGCGGCCGCTGTACCCGTCGGCGTGGACGGCGGCCGAGGCCGGGGCCCTGTGAACCGTGGGAGGCCGAGGCCTCCGTGGCGCCCGGCCCCGCCGTGGAGTGCGGGGCCGGGCGGCGGGCTCAGCCGGCGCTCGCGGGGGCGGGGGCGTAGCCGGCCGGGCGGGTGGTGAAGGTGCCGCGGCCCTGGGTGCGTCCGCGCAGGCGGCCCGCGTAGCCGAACAGTTCGGCCAGCGGTACCACCGCGCTCACCTGGGCACTGGTGCCGCGCCCGGGGGTGGTGGCCCGGACGTGGCCGCGGCGGGCGGCGAGGTCACCGAGGACGGTACCGAGCGCGTCCTCGGGGACGGTGACCGTCACCTCCGCGACAGGTTCCAGCAGCCGCATCCGCGAGATCCGTAGCGCCTCGCGCACGCCCAGGCGGGCGGCGGTGCGGAAGGCGAGCTCGGAGGAGTCCTTGGGGTGGGTGGCCCCGTCGGTGAGGGTGACGGCGACGCCGGTGACCGGGTGGCCGCCCAGCGGCCCCTCGGCCAGGGCCTCGCGGCAGCCGGCCTCGACGGCCTGCACGTACTCGCGCGGCACCCGCCCGCCGGTGACGGTCGAGGAGAACACGAACTCCGCCTCGCTGCCGTCCGCCAGGGGCCGGACGTCCAGGACGAGGTGGGCGAACTGGCCCGCGCCGCCGTCCTGTTTGGCGTGGCGGTACACGAAGCCGGTGACGCCCTCGACCAGGGCCTCGCGCAGCGCGACCCTCGGTGCCCCGGTGACCGCCTCGATGCCGCTGTCGCGGCGCACCTTCTCCACCGCCACCTCCAGGTGCAGCTCGCCCAGGCCCGACAGGGTGCGCTGGCCGGTCTCGGGATCGGTGGCCAGGCGCAGCGAGGGGTCCTCCTCGGCCAGGCGGGCCAGGGCGGTGGCGAGTTTGTCGGTGTCGGCGCTGCGGCGGGCCTCGATGGCGACGGTGACGACGGGTTCGGCGCTCACGGGTGCCTCCAGGAGGATCGGGTGGTCGGGGTCGCACAGGGTGGCGCCGACGCGGGCGGCCTTGGGGCCGATGACGGCGACGATGTCACCGGCGCAGGCGTGGTCGGTCTCGGTGTGGCGGTCGGCCATCACGCGCAGGATGCGGGCGATGCGTTCGGTGCGGCCGGTGGCGGCGTCGAGCACGGTTGCTCCCTTGTGCAGGGTGCCGGCGTACAGGCGCAGGTAGGTCAGGCGGCCGGTGGGGGCTGCGA
The genomic region above belongs to Streptomyces sp. 1331.2 and contains:
- a CDS encoding NAD-dependent epimerase/dehydratase family protein, which translates into the protein MARILVTGGTGSVGSRLVPRLVRWAGEQGSSVRVLVRDEAKAAAAARLGVEVVVGDLCEEADRARALHGADVVVNVAAALRGVPDETAWAVNRDAAVALGREAAKAGVARFVHTSTNLVYGRGLGRPAVEGDRPAPDPAWGAYAASKAAAETGLRALEAEAALPLVVVRLAFVYGQGDPHLAQSLQWAAHWPPHQRLAVVHHADVAQALWRAATAPGIEGRTYNVADDAPLTAWDLHVLNDRTHPGGSSQTTFDPWEGQVSTAAARRDLGWRPLYPSAWTAAEAGAL
- the fusA gene encoding elongation factor G → MRTDTTTATTAISAVRNLGILAHVDAGKTTVTERILYLTGTTHKRGEVHDGTTVTDFDPQERDRGITIFAAAVSCAWAGHRINLIDTPGHVDFADEVERSLRVLDGAIAVFDAVAGVEPQSESVWRQAERHGVPRIAFVNKLDRAGADLDAAVASIRERLHPRPLAVQLPIGTEESFTGVVDLLRLRALTWHDDGTPVDGPVPVHLTDQAAERRRALEEAVAELNPEALEEFCTHGTVTAATLAAALRELTRTGEAVVVLCGSAYRNRGIEPLLDAAVAYLPSPLDVPPVHATGATTGTTVDATQQRTADPEQPLTALAFKVVAAPTGRLTYLRLYAGTLHKGATVLDAATGRTERIARILRVMADRHTETDHACAGDIVAVIGPKAARVGATLCDPDHPILLEAPVSAEPVVTVAIEARRSADTDKLATALARLAEEDPSLRLATDPETGQRTLSGLGELHLEVAVEKVRRDSGIEAVTGAPRVALREALVEGVTGFVYRHAKQDGGAGQFAHLVLDVRPLADGSEAEFVFSSTVTGGRVPREYVQAVEAGCREALAEGPLGGHPVTGVAVTLTDGATHPKDSSELAFRTAARLGVREALRISRMRLLEPVAEVTVTVPEDALGTVLGDLAARRGHVRATTPGRGTSAQVSAVVPLAELFGYAGRLRGRTQGRGTFTTRPAGYAPAPASAG